TTTGAAATACATTAAATCAAGTTATAAATTGCCAAGTTTTGTCGAAGTTTTACCAGACGAGTCAGCGATCAATATTAATATTCAAAATTTGGAGAACGATGCAGACATTTATTTGGAAGCGACAACTATCGATCTTGTCGGAGACCAATTTAACTTTGATATTTACAAGAAAAACGACTAAGAAAACGTTTAATACTTGACCTAAAAAGTATTTTTGGGTATCATAGAACGTGTTAAAGTGTTAACGCTTAGAAATTAATTGGAGGATTTGTTAAATGGCTAACAAACAAGATTTAATCGCTAAAGTTGCAGAATCAACTGAGCTTACTAAAAAAGATTCAGCAGCAGCTGTAGATGCAGTATTTTCAGCAATCGAAAGCTTCCTTTCTGAAGGCGAAAAAGTTCAATTAATCGGTTTTGGTAACTTTGAAGTTCGCGAACGCGCAGCTCGTAAAGGTCGTAACCCACAAACTGGTGAAGAAATTGAAATTGCAGCTTCAAAAGTACCTGCATTCAAAGCTGGTAAAGCACTTAAAGACGCTGTAAAATAATTTACATTTAAAAGTCCATCATATTGCGCTTTATAGCCTGATTGATGGGTTTTTTATTATGTTATGGACACTCTTGGGAACAAATATTTTTAGAAACTTGTTAGATGGTTTGTGATATAATTAAGCTATGAAAGTTAGTTTATTAGCTATCAAAATCAACAGAGAAAAATCAGAAGAGAGTGTACTATGGATAAATCCCTTTTAATCGTTGTCATTTTTTTAGGCGTTTTTTCAATTTTGAAAGTTATCATGTTTATCGCTTATAGCTTTGTGATGAAACCTAAAGTAGATGAAAACGGCAAGGTCATTGAACAAGGAAAAACAGAAAAGACAGAGGAAGAAACCGAGGAAGCTCATCAAAAAGAAGATGATGACTTCTGGGATGATTGGTGATAAGAAAGTCTTTTTTTGATACTTTCCTTAGGTGGTGCCGTCGGCAGGTTCAACAGTCCAGTGGACTGTTGAAGAAATCCAAGGAATTCCTAAGAGTCGCAGTGGTTGACTGGCAGTTCTTATTTTGCTTCGCAAAATTGCGACCAACCTAGTCAACTGTGCGGGGGGCGGTACAACGAACTAT
This sequence is a window from Streptococcus macedonicus ACA-DC 198. Protein-coding genes within it:
- the hup gene encoding DNA-binding protein HU translates to MANKQDLIAKVAESTELTKKDSAAAVDAVFSAIESFLSEGEKVQLIGFGNFEVRERAARKGRNPQTGEEIEIAASKVPAFKAGKALKDAVK